In Bacillota bacterium, a genomic segment contains:
- the glpK gene encoding glycerol kinase GlpK has translation MGSYILSIDQGTTGTTAILWDREGTARARTNREHKQYYPQPGWVEHDVGEIWENVLMVTADLLKEADVSPVDIKSVGITNQRETLVFWDKRSGEPLYRAIVWQCRRTAELCSRLKEEGCEDIIRRKTGLLLDPYFSGSKLRWAFENIVDIQQAAEKGHLACGTIDSYLLFRLTGGRVFATDYSNASRTLLFNIHSLQWDEELLELFKTPSEVLPEVKPSSYLFGVTDKAAFFNVAVPIGGIAGDQQAALFGQACFIPGMSKNTYGTGSFLLMNTGEKAVASKQGLLTTIAWGLNNKVEYALEGSIFITGAAVQWLRDGLGVIAKSSDLEKLAAEVEGNEGVYLVPAFAGLGAPYWDPYARGLLIGITGGTSRAHLARAVMEAMAYQTRDVLEVMQRDAELPLRELRVDGGASVMDLLLQFQADITGITVRRAATYDTTALGAAYLAGLSTGFWESTEDLSRYWKESAVFNPRMNVDRRNKLYNGWLKAAQRSLNWADREQ, from the coding sequence ATCGGCAGCTATATACTCTCGATAGATCAGGGAACCACCGGAACTACAGCTATCCTCTGGGACAGGGAAGGGACGGCAAGAGCAAGAACCAACCGTGAGCATAAGCAGTATTATCCACAACCCGGATGGGTCGAACATGATGTCGGTGAGATATGGGAAAATGTTTTAATGGTTACCGCAGATCTTTTGAAAGAGGCAGATGTTTCTCCGGTTGATATAAAGTCAGTCGGAATAACCAACCAGCGGGAGACGCTGGTTTTTTGGGATAAGCGCAGCGGTGAACCGCTCTATCGTGCTATCGTCTGGCAGTGCCGCAGAACAGCAGAACTCTGCAGCAGGCTTAAGGAAGAGGGATGCGAGGATATTATTCGCCGGAAAACAGGACTCCTTCTGGACCCGTATTTTTCTGGTTCAAAACTCCGCTGGGCATTTGAAAACATAGTAGATATTCAGCAGGCAGCAGAGAAAGGACACCTGGCCTGCGGAACAATCGACAGCTACCTGCTTTTTCGCCTGACCGGCGGGAGAGTTTTTGCCACAGATTATTCCAATGCCTCACGGACACTGCTCTTTAATATTCATTCTCTGCAGTGGGATGAAGAACTGCTAGAGCTTTTCAAAACACCTTCCGAAGTTCTCCCGGAAGTTAAACCAAGCAGTTATCTTTTTGGAGTTACCGACAAAGCCGCCTTCTTTAATGTGGCTGTGCCCATCGGGGGAATCGCCGGTGATCAGCAGGCTGCGCTATTCGGACAGGCCTGTTTTATCCCGGGAATGAGCAAGAATACTTATGGTACAGGTTCATTCTTGCTGATGAATACGGGAGAAAAGGCAGTGGCTTCGAAACAGGGTTTGCTGACAACAATCGCCTGGGGTTTAAACAATAAAGTGGAATACGCCCTCGAGGGCAGCATATTTATAACAGGCGCCGCTGTACAGTGGCTGCGGGATGGTCTGGGTGTGATTGCGAAGTCTTCAGACCTGGAAAAGCTGGCTGCGGAGGTTGAAGGTAATGAAGGCGTGTATCTGGTTCCGGCCTTTGCCGGATTGGGCGCTCCATACTGGGATCCCTATGCCCGGGGATTGCTGATCGGCATCACCGGCGGAACCTCAAGGGCACATCTGGCCCGGGCAGTTATGGAAGCTATGGCTTACCAGACCAGGGATGTGCTGGAAGTGATGCAGCGTGATGCTGAATTGCCATTGAGAGAATTAAGGGTTGATGGCGGGGCCAGTGTAATGGATTTACTACTGCAATTTCAGGCAGACATAACCGGGATAACAGTCCGCAGGGCTGCGACATATGATACAACGGCATTGGGGGCGGCTTACCTGGCCGGTTTGTCAACGGGATTTTGGGAAAGTACTGAAGATTTATCCCGCTACTGGAAAGAAAGTGCGGTGTTTAACCCCCGAATGAATGTTGATCGACGTAACAAACTTTATAACGGCTGGCTGAAGGCGGCACAGCGATCACTCAACTGGGCGGATCGGGAACAATAG
- a CDS encoding C45 family peptidase: protein MPAEPLIIRASGNHYDLGFAVGRNASILLRNSLDYYRDILRREGWIGPWKLPEGYIEAARDIYPHYLEELQGMAAGSSVKFEDLFFLNALEEALETSSHAACTAIGVYKNNQAWLGHNEDWYAEDSRSVIIIEGRPKGKPAFISVTAAPFLPAVGMNEAGIAQGVNSLTPEDYRIGIPRMFAARAVLEAESIEEAVTYATPERRAGGYNHLLVHKNGLLANLETSAEKNEFITANDLIYHTNHYTGQLMKELEKGTWESSKSRYSRLEELHNLMAENDDSFQMLAGVLGDHRNRPASICRHSEENSGDATIFSVIFNVTTNRAWVAVGNPCINRYCELKIL, encoded by the coding sequence ATGCCGGCCGAACCGTTAATTATCCGTGCTTCCGGTAACCATTATGATCTCGGCTTTGCAGTTGGTAGAAATGCCTCTATCCTGCTCCGAAATTCTCTTGATTACTACCGTGATATACTTCGCCGGGAAGGTTGGATCGGACCCTGGAAATTGCCCGAAGGTTATATTGAGGCTGCCAGGGATATATATCCCCATTATCTGGAAGAACTGCAGGGCATGGCAGCAGGTTCCAGCGTTAAGTTTGAGGATCTTTTTTTCCTGAATGCTCTGGAAGAAGCGCTTGAAACAAGTTCTCATGCAGCCTGCACTGCTATAGGTGTTTATAAAAATAATCAGGCCTGGTTGGGGCACAATGAAGATTGGTATGCTGAAGACAGCAGATCGGTCATAATAATTGAGGGCAGGCCTAAGGGGAAACCGGCATTTATTAGCGTAACAGCAGCTCCTTTTCTTCCGGCAGTGGGTATGAATGAAGCCGGTATTGCCCAGGGAGTAAACAGTCTAACTCCGGAAGATTACCGGATTGGAATACCCCGGATGTTTGCGGCAAGAGCGGTTCTTGAGGCAGAATCGATTGAAGAAGCGGTGACATATGCAACCCCTGAACGGCGTGCCGGAGGATATAATCACCTGCTTGTTCATAAGAATGGCCTATTGGCTAACCTGGAGACGTCGGCCGAAAAAAATGAATTTATAACAGCCAATGATTTAATTTACCACACCAACCATTATACAGGTCAGTTAATGAAAGAATTGGAAAAAGGGACATGGGAAAGTTCAAAAAGTCGCTACAGCCGACTTGAAGAACTACACAACCTGATGGCCGAAAATGATGATTCTTTCCAGATGCTGGCCGGAGTCTTAGGTGACCATCGGAATAGGCCGGCTTCCATCTGCCGCCATTCTGAAGAAAATAGTGGCGATGCGACAATTTTTTCTGTAATATTTAATGTAACAACAAACCGAGCGTGGGTTGCAGTTGGCAATCCCTGTATAAACCGGTATTGTGAGTTAAAAATATTATAG
- a CDS encoding MBL fold metallo-hydrolase, with translation MPTIVEEIRPDLYRAEIPLPRNPLKATNSYIIRSPERNLVIDTGMNREECRSALLNAFDQLGIDLTRTDFFVTHLHADHVGLAGEISDKKATIYFNEPDAEILLHDNLWALVCRLTGRHGFPAELVDKAIDSHPGQRYSPKKEINFTMVAEGDLINYGDYEFYCVHTPGHTDGHTCLYEPRKKIFFSGDHILGDITPNISSWLDEDNPLEKYFMSLQKVREMDIDLVLPGHRSLLHDCKSRIDQLMEHHQERLVEVIGILKAYGKNSAFEVASKMTWELVAECWDDFPLMQKWFATGEALAHLHYLEGEGKVAREEIEGIQVFALN, from the coding sequence ATGCCAACGATTGTTGAAGAGATCAGGCCTGATCTTTACCGTGCTGAAATTCCCTTGCCCCGCAATCCCCTGAAAGCAACAAACTCCTATATTATACGCAGCCCGGAGAGGAACCTGGTGATTGACACCGGCATGAACAGGGAAGAGTGCAGGTCGGCATTGCTGAATGCCTTTGATCAACTCGGTATTGATCTTACTCGAACCGACTTTTTTGTAACCCACCTGCATGCTGATCATGTGGGATTGGCCGGAGAGATTTCGGATAAGAAAGCAACTATTTACTTTAACGAGCCCGATGCGGAAATTTTATTGCATGATAACCTCTGGGCTCTGGTTTGCCGGCTAACCGGAAGGCATGGATTCCCCGCTGAGCTCGTTGATAAAGCTATCGACTCGCATCCCGGGCAGCGTTACAGTCCAAAAAAAGAGATTAACTTTACCATGGTTGCTGAAGGAGATTTGATCAATTATGGTGATTATGAATTTTATTGTGTCCATACACCGGGTCATACCGACGGGCATACTTGTCTGTACGAGCCACGCAAAAAAATATTTTTTTCCGGAGATCATATTCTGGGTGATATAACTCCAAATATTTCCTCCTGGCTTGATGAAGACAATCCTCTGGAGAAGTATTTTATGAGTCTTCAAAAGGTTAGAGAGATGGATATTGATCTGGTCCTTCCAGGCCACCGTTCTTTGCTCCATGATTGCAAAAGCAGGATCGATCAGTTGATGGAACATCATCAGGAACGGTTGGTCGAAGTAATCGGAATTCTCAAAGCCTATGGCAAAAACAGCGCTTTTGAAGTAGCTTCAAAAATGACCTGGGAACTTGTAGCGGAATGCTGGGATGATTTTCCTCTTATGCAGAAGTGGTTTGCCACCGGTGAGGCTCTGGCTCACCTGCACTACCTGGAGGGCGAGGGGAAAGTAGCCAGGGAAGAAATCGAAGGGATCCAGGTATTTGCCTTGAACTGA
- a CDS encoding DUF502 domain-containing protein, which produces MRLKTIFTTGLLTILPLAVTIYVFYLVFTFLDNLIGGLIEALFNYRIPGIGFAAGIILILFIGFVASNIIGSRLISFSDRILQRLPLAKGIYTSAKQIIDAFTVQGKNAFQKVVLIEYPRKGLYVLGFVTGSSKGEIQNKTHEETLNIFIPTTPNPTSGMLILAPRQEVIELEMTVEEGLKVIVSGGLFSPDDNKCKQLPGKKETVPEKE; this is translated from the coding sequence TTGAGACTTAAAACAATCTTTACCACCGGACTGCTGACTATACTGCCACTGGCAGTTACTATTTATGTATTCTACCTGGTTTTTACCTTTCTTGACAACCTGATCGGCGGTTTGATTGAAGCGCTTTTTAACTACCGAATCCCTGGAATCGGTTTTGCTGCCGGCATTATTCTTATCCTATTCATCGGTTTCGTTGCTTCCAACATAATCGGCAGCCGCCTGATAAGTTTCAGCGATCGAATACTTCAACGCCTTCCCCTGGCCAAGGGCATATACACCAGCGCCAAACAGATCATTGACGCTTTTACCGTCCAGGGCAAAAATGCTTTTCAGAAGGTTGTTCTTATAGAATATCCCCGCAAGGGTCTGTATGTTCTCGGTTTCGTTACCGGATCTTCTAAAGGCGAAATCCAGAATAAAACGCATGAAGAAACTTTAAATATATTTATCCCAACCACCCCGAACCCAACATCCGGCATGCTTATCCTTGCCCCTCGCCAGGAAGTCATTGAACTGGAGATGACAGTTGAAGAAGGCCTGAAGGTGATCGTTTCAGGTGGCCTTTTCTCGCCGGACGATAACAAATGCAAACAACTACCGGGTAAAAAAGAAACTGTTCCTGAAAAAGAATAA
- a CDS encoding M20 family metallopeptidase, giving the protein MKNSELIQEAFEQEKKRLIEMARAIHRQPETGGNEVFAVELITGYLENKGFKVWRRVGGLKTAFMASYGGEGFHVGFCSEYDALPEIGHGCGHNLIGIAGVAAGVALAAGLDGINGRVSIIGTPDEEDHGGKVDLVRTGVFDDVDAALMFHPGCSTRIHVQSLACCDYQFIFHGKNAHAACEPWEGRNALDGVIQTFNGINALRQHLKDDVRIHGIISEGGLASNVIPDRAVADFCIRAIDNRSLGEVVQRVIACARGAAIATGTELEVKESDYPYDAMLSNRVLADVFAESLEEAGYNLKSPNIEGFGSIDMGNVSRVTPSIHPLVAITEEWVPGHTKEFSALCDTDEAYEIMLTAARAMALTGLKVMQDPDLQKKIKDEFNAQIREYC; this is encoded by the coding sequence ATGAAAAATTCTGAATTGATCCAAGAGGCATTTGAACAGGAGAAAAAGAGATTGATTGAGATGGCCCGGGCAATTCACAGACAACCGGAAACAGGCGGAAACGAAGTGTTTGCTGTTGAGTTAATTACCGGTTATCTGGAAAATAAAGGATTCAAAGTATGGCGTAGGGTGGGTGGCCTGAAAACCGCATTTATGGCCAGCTACGGTGGTGAAGGTTTTCATGTGGGATTCTGTTCTGAATACGATGCCCTTCCCGAGATCGGACACGGCTGTGGGCATAATCTGATCGGGATAGCCGGTGTAGCAGCCGGTGTAGCTCTGGCGGCCGGTTTGGATGGAATAAACGGCCGTGTATCAATTATCGGCACGCCGGATGAAGAAGATCATGGAGGAAAGGTAGATCTGGTCAGAACAGGGGTTTTCGATGATGTTGATGCAGCCCTGATGTTTCATCCCGGTTGCTCAACCCGGATCCATGTCCAGTCTCTGGCCTGCTGTGATTATCAGTTTATCTTCCATGGTAAAAATGCTCATGCTGCCTGTGAACCCTGGGAAGGGCGTAATGCATTAGATGGTGTAATCCAGACATTCAATGGTATCAACGCCCTGCGGCAGCATTTAAAGGACGACGTGCGGATTCATGGGATTATTTCGGAGGGCGGTCTCGCTTCAAATGTTATACCGGATAGGGCTGTAGCCGATTTCTGTATTCGGGCAATCGATAACAGGAGTCTCGGTGAGGTAGTCCAGAGAGTGATTGCCTGTGCGAGGGGAGCAGCAATCGCTACCGGTACTGAACTGGAAGTAAAAGAGTCTGACTATCCTTATGATGCCATGCTCAGTAACAGGGTTCTGGCCGATGTTTTTGCCGAAAGCCTTGAGGAGGCAGGCTATAATTTGAAATCGCCTAATATAGAAGGTTTTGGTTCGATTGATATGGGAAATGTGAGCAGGGTTACCCCTTCGATTCACCCTCTGGTGGCCATCACCGAGGAGTGGGTTCCCGGACATACGAAGGAATTTTCTGCTCTTTGTGATACGGATGAAGCCTATGAAATAATGCTCACAGCTGCCAGAGCAATGGCTCTAACCGGTCTGAAAGTAATGCAGGATCCCGACCTCCAGAAGAAAATCAAAGATGAATTTAACGCTCAGATTAGAGAATATTGCTAG